A region of the Corynebacterium falsenii genome:
AAGGAATCCACCGGCTTCGTTGCGTACTGAGCGTCTCCATCGATGGCGTACTCAACAAGTCGCTGAGCTGCCAGCTTGCTTGCTTCACCCTTGTTGGGAATGGGATCTTCGAAAGCGTTGCCGAGTTCCACCGGCTGGTCATCCCGAATTTCGACCAAAAGGAAATCTGGACGGGTTCGGTTGGCAAACGTGTTTTGCTTGCCGGTCGGCATGCTTGTGGTGAACACCTGCGTGAATGCGCGGGCAGCCTCGGCCGCAGCTTGAGCACTTCCAATGTTCTCCACCAGCTTGGTGGCGTTGATAGTGGCATATCGATAGAGGGTGGAGGAGACAAACTCGACTGTGCCGATCATGCCGGCACCGGCATTGTCTTCCGGAGCGAGGTCGTCGACCGCTGTGAAGTAATCGAATTCCTGAATAGCCTGGTGAACGGAAAGGGCGTGCTTGACCTGGCAGGAAGCATCGACATTGAGCTCAGGAAGGTTGGCGAGCATCCGGCCGAAGAGTGCGACGTCTACGGCTTGGGCACTGTCGATTGCCTTCTTGACATCCGACCTCTTGAGGGTCTGACCATCAAGGATATCGGCGGCAAATTGGGCCAGCTTTGCAATCTCTTCGCGGGCAAGGAAGATCAGCGCACCAGTTTCTTCCGGTCGCTTCTTGTCCATGGTGATATTCGCAGCCGCTAGAGCCTTCTGGGCTGCTTGCATTGCGTCGTCATCGGAAAGCTCGTTACGGTTCTGCTTGAGTTGCTCAGCAATGAGCGAAGCAGCGTGCTTGGTGCGTTCGCCGAGCTGGCTTTCGTCCAAGACATTGTGAAAGTCTCGCCGCATTGCACGCTTCCATGCTTGGCTGGACACGCGGTGGCGCTCTACACCACCGAAGCGGGCTGACTTCGGAGAGCCAGTGTCATCACGGTTCAGGTTTGATGGGGGAACGAGCTGGATGGCGTGGAAGTCGATGAATAGAGACATGATAGGGAGTCCTTTCCAGACGTGTCATAGGTAGCTGCAAATCGTTATTGCAGCCGGTGGGTTTGTGTGTGCTTCCGATTAGGCGGTGTGCTCGGAAGTTTCCTCAGTCGGTTTTTCGGATGACGGGTTTTGCGCGTACAGATCCCGGGACCACGCCAGGCGTACGCCTCGGCGAGGTTGATCAAAGTGGTAGCTGAATAGGTCTTCAGCCAACTGGCCGTAGTCAAGCGAAATACCAGCTGCGCGAAGTTGATTTATTAGTCCGCGCATGTGCCATAGCAGCTCATCGGGAGAATCAGACGTGATGAGAGCGTTGTACCGCCGAATAACGGGGCTGGACTCGTAGTCCTCGGCAGGGCTCAAACGAATGAGATCCCGAATTGCTTGACCAAACCCCCTGCCGCGTCGGTGCATCGCAGTGGATTGGGACTGTTGATGCACGGAGTAGAGAGACAGCGCGCTGAGGATTGAACGTTCGGCGTAGCTGAGATCGTCACTGCGGCCAACGAGTTCGGCAGGCAGGTCTGTGAATGCTACTGCTGTGACTGTTGGATCGAACGTTTGGGAGCTGGTGCCCCTGCGCATGCGAGCAAGATGCGCACGGCTCGTCGAGGAATGCCCCTCGAGCAGGCTTCGCTGGAGCCGTTCAATTGTCGTTGTGATATGTGATCCAACGAGGTTCCGCGATTGTGCGAAATTAAATGTCATGAGGAACCTTCCTTCTCGTTGTTGCGATCCACTGGGTTTACTTGTCCGAGGATCTTGGTGAGATTACGGCGGAATTGCAGATGAGCGCTTCCAGCCGTGATTCGGAATTTGGAGTCTGCATGCCAACGCCCAGCCCATGCTTGAGGGCTGACATCGTCGAGCAAGTCACGACCGACCCTCTCTGCGGTGGAGCGCAGTGTCTTCTGCCACACGTCAATGGCCGTGGACGGTGCAACGGACGGTGTGAGTGTCAACAGCCATTCACGGAAGGGCACGTCAATCGCTGCATAGAAACGACTGCGGATGTCGTCCGCGTCTGACGGGAATTCACCTGAGCCAGCGAAGACAAGCTTTCTGTAGAAATTTCCCGTCTCCCATGCAACCTGGTCGGATAGTTCGACGCCGCTGCGTGCAGCTTCTCGCAGGTCTTCCTGCTCTGGCGCTAGGAGGGCAGTTCCAATACTGAGACTGTCGGTAGCAATGGTTCCATACGATGAGCTTTGGCTACCGTAGCTCATCGATACGGTGGACACTCGGATGCGCTTCGATTCGTCAATCCCAGCTTGGCCATCGAGGAGAAGCGTGCTGAGCCACTCGACCGTCTTGGGCGGTTTGCTGGCATCAACCGTTCCGTTGGCTCCAAACTTAGATTTAGCCTGTTGAGCACGAGCCAGGGGAAGTATTCCGGACAATGATCGCCACAAGGCGCGACCAGGGTCAAAGGCCCGGGGCATGTAGACCAAAGTTTTTGCCTTCTTGGACTGGGGATCGCTGTACCTCCACGGCGTCATCTTCTCGACACCATATTGGCGGGTATAACCGACCGGATCACCGTTCGAGATCAGCACGCCAATTGCCTTTTCATCTTTCCAGAACAGGCGGATGCGACGCTGTGGCCATGTGAGAAGCTCCACAGGGCCAGTTGCGCGGGTGCGTTCCGGAGACTTGGGGTCGAACCGCGGTTCCTTCCGGGCACTACTGGTGAGCTGAGGCAGTTCCCAGATCGGGAGATCGTCACCGGAGTGCCCAGCCAACTCAGGGCCATGTTGGGGCGCGAAGTTCAGCAGAAGTGTTTCCTTGAGGTTATCCCCGTGAAGCACGGTGCCGCCAAGCCATCCAGCCCAGCCGATACCAATGGGATATCCGCGACCTCCTTTGACGCGATCGTCTCCGACGGCACCGGACTTGATGCCGGAAAAATCGTAGGCCTGGCAATGAACGAGAGCTCTAGCGGCCTCCGCGGCCGTCAGCTCTGAAACCTCCGTCCGCATGCTGAATAGTGCACCCACGTCCGGTATGAGGAGAGCGAGATCGCCCACCGAATTTTTCGAGGTGTGGAGATCAGGTACCTGGAAAAAGGGATACTCGGGATCTCGCAGGTTAAATCGGTAAGACCACTCGTCGAGATAAGACTTGACCTCGTCAGACAATAGGGTGGGGGCTTCCCACAGTGACTGCCACAACTCGAGGGCGGTGTCTTCATCGTCGAGGTCGTCGGCATCCCACACTCTGTAGAGAATCGCCAAAAGAATTCGCAGAATTGCGAAATTCGTGGTTTCCAGAGGATCCGCGAGCCGCTGATACTCTTCGCCGTTCTCCAAGGCCTCGTGAATACTGATGTCGCGTTCCACGCCCTGTTGGTCCAGGACGGTGATCCAGGGTTCAGTGAGCAAGTTGAATTTGCTGACATCCGTTTCAGCTGTGTTTTCAGACAATGTGGTACCTCCTTTCTATGGTGGTGTCCCGCCGTTGTGCAGACGGAATCTAGGGTGGGGTTCACCGAGTTAGAGCGTTAGCAGGGCGCTAATGCTTGTCAGTAGAAGTTTCCTTCTTTAACTCGGTTTCTCGTTGCTTCTCACGGCTACAAATACGTTCAAGAACAACCTGTTAGCTCCGTGATTTTGGTTGGTTTACGGCCCCATGAGAAGCCCCCTTTCAAGGTCATACGTGAAGCGAGTACTCGCGAGCTCAATCGATAGATCTTCGTCAAGAATCATGGGGAGCTGGCCAGCGAGCCATCGAGAATGTTGCCATCCGTCGAGGCCGCCTTCTTCAAGAATCCGAATATCCTCGTCCCGAATGGACCAGCTAGGAAGCCGAACTGTACATTGAGCGATCCTCTTCGCGATTGGGGGATCGATTTCCGCTAGGTCGTCGAGCGGAATGTCTGATAGCCCCTGAACGTGCGGCAAGGCAAACACGCGCCCTTCGCGACGCTGTACAACGACTACTTCGACAGAGTCATCGGCATCGCGGACCTGCGCACATCCGAGTTGCTCATCTGCCGGTGCGAGTGCGGACGACCAAGAGTCTAGATTTTTCATACTTGGTGGGGAAATAAGATAATGAGAAGCGCCAGAATGCTGTCGCTCAGTAAAAATCCGTTCCCTCTCCTCTGCAGCCGCGTACGCTTCCCGCCATGCTGGGGGGCTTTCGTGATTCGTATAGGTACTGCTCACCAGCCCTTCTACATCGTCGGGAATGGTGACGAGTCCTCCGTTGGCCTTCACATGGCGCTGCAGCGTAGCTGCAGTGCGCAAGAGAGGGAGCTTTCGATATACCGCCACAAGGCCGGGTTCGAAGTGCGGAGCTTCCCCGTCGAGGTCGGGGATGCTCGATCCGATGATGTCGAGGCGGGCCGTTTTATGGGTTTGCGAGCGTACCGCGTCAACATTTCGGTGTCGATGGAGCCTGCCGATACGCTGAATCAAAAGATCTATCGGTGCAAGATCTGAAACCATGTAGTCGAAATCGAGATCTAGGCCCTGCTCGACAATTTGAGTGGAGATGACGATGAGCCGTTCGGGCCGTGCTGCAGTGTGCCGTCCCAGTAGTCGAACAAGATCAGATTCCCGGTCGAATCGGTGATCCGAGAGGAAGCGGGAATGCAGAAGAACCACATCTGCATCGTTGTGAGGTAACTGGGTCTTGACGTATTCGTAGAGTTCTTGAGCTCGTGAAACCGTATTGCAGATCGCGGCTACGCACCCGCCTGCAGCGCTGGCTTCGATGAGACGGGAAGCGGTCTCAGCAAATTCCTCGTCATGGAAGCAAACCTCGACCGTTCTAGCAGCATGGTGAGAATCATCTTGCGGAAAGACTGTGGTCGGCTGTGCCTCTCTTACTGTCGTGATGCGTGGCTAACCGGCTCTTCACGTTTCGGAGTGCGTAGTTGACCGCGGGGTGGGGTTCGGGGTGGCACAACATATAGGGGTCCTGGCCGGTACAAGATGAGAGTTACGACGCTTCCATCCAACCGAACCAGGACCCTACTGTGCAGCCTACTACTGGCAACCTCGTCGCCGACACCATCTGCCGCACCGCCGAGATCGGCCTGACGATCACCGG
Encoded here:
- the cas7e gene encoding type I-E CRISPR-associated protein Cas7/Cse4/CasC; amino-acid sequence: MSLFIDFHAIQLVPPSNLNRDDTGSPKSARFGGVERHRVSSQAWKRAMRRDFHNVLDESQLGERTKHAASLIAEQLKQNRNELSDDDAMQAAQKALAAANITMDKKRPEETGALIFLAREEIAKLAQFAADILDGQTLKRSDVKKAIDSAQAVDVALFGRMLANLPELNVDASCQVKHALSVHQAIQEFDYFTAVDDLAPEDNAGAGMIGTVEFVSSTLYRYATINATKLVENIGSAQAAAEAARAFTQVFTTSMPTGKQNTFANRTRPDFLLVEIRDDQPVELGNAFEDPIPNKGEASKLAAQRLVEYAIDGDAQYATKPVDSFYLAIDRVSSPELQEALDGRAVQLTLPDIVDRVAQSFANLEV
- the casB gene encoding type I-E CRISPR-associated protein Cse2/CasB, which encodes MTFNFAQSRNLVGSHITTTIERLQRSLLEGHSSTSRAHLARMRRGTSSQTFDPTVTAVAFTDLPAELVGRSDDLSYAERSILSALSLYSVHQQSQSTAMHRRGRGFGQAIRDLIRLSPAEDYESSPVIRRYNALITSDSPDELLWHMRGLINQLRAAGISLDYGQLAEDLFSYHFDQPRRGVRLAWSRDLYAQNPSSEKPTEETSEHTA
- the casA gene encoding type I-E CRISPR-associated protein Cse1/CasA, which gives rise to MSENTAETDVSKFNLLTEPWITVLDQQGVERDISIHEALENGEEYQRLADPLETTNFAILRILLAILYRVWDADDLDDEDTALELWQSLWEAPTLLSDEVKSYLDEWSYRFNLRDPEYPFFQVPDLHTSKNSVGDLALLIPDVGALFSMRTEVSELTAAEAARALVHCQAYDFSGIKSGAVGDDRVKGGRGYPIGIGWAGWLGGTVLHGDNLKETLLLNFAPQHGPELAGHSGDDLPIWELPQLTSSARKEPRFDPKSPERTRATGPVELLTWPQRRIRLFWKDEKAIGVLISNGDPVGYTRQYGVEKMTPWRYSDPQSKKAKTLVYMPRAFDPGRALWRSLSGILPLARAQQAKSKFGANGTVDASKPPKTVEWLSTLLLDGQAGIDESKRIRVSTVSMSYGSQSSSYGTIATDSLSIGTALLAPEQEDLREAARSGVELSDQVAWETGNFYRKLVFAGSGEFPSDADDIRSRFYAAIDVPFREWLLTLTPSVAPSTAIDVWQKTLRSTAERVGRDLLDDVSPQAWAGRWHADSKFRITAGSAHLQFRRNLTKILGQVNPVDRNNEKEGSS
- the cas3 gene encoding CRISPR-associated helicase Cas3', which gives rise to MTTVREAQPTTVFPQDDSHHAARTVEVCFHDEEFAETASRLIEASAAGGCVAAICNTVSRAQELYEYVKTQLPHNDADVVLLHSRFLSDHRFDRESDLVRLLGRHTAARPERLIVISTQIVEQGLDLDFDYMVSDLAPIDLLIQRIGRLHRHRNVDAVRSQTHKTARLDIIGSSIPDLDGEAPHFEPGLVAVYRKLPLLRTAATLQRHVKANGGLVTIPDDVEGLVSSTYTNHESPPAWREAYAAAEERERIFTERQHSGASHYLISPPSMKNLDSWSSALAPADEQLGCAQVRDADDSVEVVVVQRREGRVFALPHVQGLSDIPLDDLAEIDPPIAKRIAQCTVRLPSWSIRDEDIRILEEGGLDGWQHSRWLAGQLPMILDEDLSIELASTRFTYDLERGLLMGP